From a single Labrus bergylta chromosome 14, fLabBer1.1, whole genome shotgun sequence genomic region:
- the chordc1b gene encoding cysteine and histidine-rich domain-containing protein 1, whose translation MSALCYNKACGQRFDPENNPDDGCTYHPGVPVFHDALKGWSCCKRRTTDFSDFLSIVGCTKGPHNKEKPPEPVKPDVISPGDKDTDDQKPKFNEYIISAPMPQEAIRRPSPDEPMVRLQHKVSTSLKQALEKLKLSENSAEEKEEESDEIKIGTSCKNGGCTKSFDGPASDSEVCSSHPGFPIFHEGMKYWSCCKRKTSDFNTFLSQEGCFKGTHLWRKKDEGKKVVPCRFDWHQTGAQVIISIYAKNGVPELSFVDANSTSLDIHIIFEGEKEFAQKISLWGVIDVSKSAVNMMAAKIEVVMKKSEPMSWARLDLPPPVPPPKESDKKEEESESEDEDE comes from the exons ATGTCTGCTCTGTGTTACAACAAAGCATGTGGACAGCGATTTGATCCCGAAAACAACCCAGACG atggCTGCACCTATCATCCAGGAGTCCCAGTATTCCATGATGCTTTAAAG GGATGGTCCTGTTGCAAGAGAAGAACTACCGACTTCTCCGACTTTCTAAGCATTGTT GGCTGTACAAAAGGACCTCACAACAAGGAGAAGCCCCCTGAGCCGGTGAAACCAGATGTGATATCACCAGGAGACAAGGACACAGATGACCAAAAACCAAAGTTTAACGAGTACATCATTTCCGCACCAATGCCTCAGGAGGCGATACGCAGACCAAG TCCTGACGAGCCGATGGTGAGATTGCAGCATAAAGTCTCGACCTCCCTGAAGCAGGCCCTAGAGAAACTCAAACTTTCTGAAAATTCAGCAGAAGAGAAAG AGGAAGAAAGTGACGAGATCAAGATCGGAACATCTTGTAAAAATGGAGGATGTACTAAA AGTTTTGATGGACCTGCAAGCGACTCAGAAGTGTGCTCATCACATCCTGGTTTTCCTATCTTCCATGAAGG GATGAAATACTGGAGCTGCTGTAAGCGGAAAACCTCAGACTTCAACACTTTCCTCTCTCAAGAGGGCTGCTTCAAGGGGACACATCTATGGAGGAAAAAAGATGAG GGTAAGAAAGTAGTTCCATGTCGATTTGACTGGCACCAGACCGGGGCACAGGTCATCATTTCCATCTACGCCAAGAATGGTGTCCCAGAGCTGAGCTTTGTGGATGCCAACAGCACATCG ctcGATATCCATATTATATTTGAGGGAGAGAAGGAATTTGCGCAGAAAATCAGCTTGTGGGGA GTGATAGATgtgagtaaaagtgcagtgaaCATGATGGCTGCAAAGATCGAGGTTGTCATGAAGAAGTCCGAGCCCATGTCGTGGGCTCGACTGGACCTCCCACCCCCCGTCCCCCCTCCCAAGGAGAGTGacaagaaagaggaggagagtgaaagcgaagatgaagatgaatga